One window of the Hyperolius riggenbachi isolate aHypRig1 chromosome 5, aHypRig1.pri, whole genome shotgun sequence genome contains the following:
- the GUK1 gene encoding guanylate kinase isoform X3, with product MLRGIICARGLSWQSVRPAMAGPRPVVLSGPSGAGKSTLLKRLLNDYEGVFGFSVSHTTRKPRPGESDGKDYHFVSLEEMKKGIDNGEFIEHAVFSGNMYGTSKAAVQAVQAKNKICILDIDMQGVKNIKKTDLNPIYISIQPPSVETLEKRLRDRKTESEESLQRRLQIAVQDMEISKEPGLFDCVIINDNLEVAYTELKSALKEEIEIIQKSKAS from the exons ATGCTGCGGGGAATTATCTGTGCCAGAGGACTGAGCTGGCAGTCTGTAAGACCAG CTATGGCAGGACCCAGACCCGTGGTGCTGAGCGGACCCTCCGGAGCAGGGAAGAGCACTCTGCTGAAGAGGCTGCTGAACGACTATGAAGGCGTCTTCGGATTCTCCGTCTCTC ATACAACGAGGAAGCCGAGGCCGGGCGAGAGTGACGGAAAAG ATTACCACTTTGTCTCCCTGGAGGAGATGAAGAAAGGAATCGATAATGGGGAGTTTATAGAACACGCAGTGTTTTCTGGGAACATGTACGGGACCAG CAAAGCGGCAGTGCAGGCCGTGCAAGCCAAGAACAAGATCTGCATACTGGACATCGACATGCAGGGCGTGAAGAACATCAAGAAGACTGACCTGAACCCAATCTACATCTCCATTCAGCCCCCCTCTGTGGAGACCCTG GAGAAGAGGCTGCGAGACCGCAAGACGGAGTCTGAGGAGAGTCTCCAGAGGAGGCTGCAGATTGCTGTACAGGACATGGAGATCA GTAAAGAACCGGGCCTGTTTGACTGTGTCATTATTAACGACAATTTAGAAGTGGCGTACACCGAACTGAAAAGCGCCCTGAAAGAG GAAATTGAAATCATTCAGAAATCTAAAGCCTCCTGA
- the GUK1 gene encoding guanylate kinase isoform X2 produces the protein MICFRGVLRALTTAAAPSARAMAGPRPVVLSGPSGAGKSTLLKRLLNDYEGVFGFSVSHTTRKPRPGESDGKDYHFVSLEEMKKGIDNGEFIEHAVFSGNMYGTSKAAVQAVQAKNKICILDIDMQGVKNIKKTDLNPIYISIQPPSVETLEKRLRDRKTESEESLQRRLQIAVQDMEISKEPGLFDCVIINDNLEVAYTELKSALKEEIEIIQKSKAS, from the exons CTATGGCAGGACCCAGACCCGTGGTGCTGAGCGGACCCTCCGGAGCAGGGAAGAGCACTCTGCTGAAGAGGCTGCTGAACGACTATGAAGGCGTCTTCGGATTCTCCGTCTCTC ATACAACGAGGAAGCCGAGGCCGGGCGAGAGTGACGGAAAAG ATTACCACTTTGTCTCCCTGGAGGAGATGAAGAAAGGAATCGATAATGGGGAGTTTATAGAACACGCAGTGTTTTCTGGGAACATGTACGGGACCAG CAAAGCGGCAGTGCAGGCCGTGCAAGCCAAGAACAAGATCTGCATACTGGACATCGACATGCAGGGCGTGAAGAACATCAAGAAGACTGACCTGAACCCAATCTACATCTCCATTCAGCCCCCCTCTGTGGAGACCCTG GAGAAGAGGCTGCGAGACCGCAAGACGGAGTCTGAGGAGAGTCTCCAGAGGAGGCTGCAGATTGCTGTACAGGACATGGAGATCA GTAAAGAACCGGGCCTGTTTGACTGTGTCATTATTAACGACAATTTAGAAGTGGCGTACACCGAACTGAAAAGCGCCCTGAAAGAG GAAATTGAAATCATTCAGAAATCTAAAGCCTCCTGA
- the GUK1 gene encoding guanylate kinase isoform X4 → MAGPRPVVLSGPSGAGKSTLLKRLLNDYEGVFGFSVSHTTRKPRPGESDGKDYHFVSLEEMKKGIDNGEFIEHAVFSGNMYGTSKAAVQAVQAKNKICILDIDMQGVKNIKKTDLNPIYISIQPPSVETLEKRLRDRKTESEESLQRRLQIAVQDMEISKEPGLFDCVIINDNLEVAYTELKSALKEEIEIIQKSKAS, encoded by the exons ATGGCAGGACCCAGACCCGTGGTGCTGAGCGGACCCTCCGGAGCAGGGAAGAGCACTCTGCTGAAGAGGCTGCTGAACGACTATGAAGGCGTCTTCGGATTCTCCGTCTCTC ATACAACGAGGAAGCCGAGGCCGGGCGAGAGTGACGGAAAAG ATTACCACTTTGTCTCCCTGGAGGAGATGAAGAAAGGAATCGATAATGGGGAGTTTATAGAACACGCAGTGTTTTCTGGGAACATGTACGGGACCAG CAAAGCGGCAGTGCAGGCCGTGCAAGCCAAGAACAAGATCTGCATACTGGACATCGACATGCAGGGCGTGAAGAACATCAAGAAGACTGACCTGAACCCAATCTACATCTCCATTCAGCCCCCCTCTGTGGAGACCCTG GAGAAGAGGCTGCGAGACCGCAAGACGGAGTCTGAGGAGAGTCTCCAGAGGAGGCTGCAGATTGCTGTACAGGACATGGAGATCA GTAAAGAACCGGGCCTGTTTGACTGTGTCATTATTAACGACAATTTAGAAGTGGCGTACACCGAACTGAAAAGCGCCCTGAAAGAG GAAATTGAAATCATTCAGAAATCTAAAGCCTCCTGA